A genome region from Lytechinus pictus isolate F3 Inbred chromosome 16, Lp3.0, whole genome shotgun sequence includes the following:
- the LOC135156967 gene encoding cytochrome P450 2C16-like gives MLETHCRPITTRFDRAMEPEAFLEDVSIYTVFLALLVLPLTWLVIKRHRNNSDGPTYTLPPGPRRWPLLGNIPGMMMAGDSSKYMSDLVSQYGPVFTLYMGPRPVVVLNKYHSMKKVLLDGHLLSDRGSLPALEDYFKGRGVIGSHYTAYWKKTRNFVIHSLRHFGVERQSFEGVIASEADNLIKGIRERGTLDPLMNLQSSTCNVICGVVFGNQYSLDDPQFVDLLDTLYKSLRAIEYAAVSSLVPGLHYLPGCSYQKFYGHMDKLMQFFREEINAHDQISDPDCPHDLIDMYLSEIHRTTPEDPTYGLFSKTNLQFVVNDLFMAGTETLATVLYWAILLLGSHPSIQERLHKEMDDVTYDCDHVTLADGASMPYTKATIDECLRYASVAISSMRSTTSAMTIDKYHLEVGTWIMLNYEYSSFDPECWPEPRKFKPERFLDEHGQYCPDEHLISFSLGKRNCIGEKLGRMELFLFFANIIKNFELAFPDDAPHPSLEAVPGGMVRTPHRYRVSFKDRKASVT, from the exons ATGTTGGAAACTCATTGTCGCCCGATAACAACCCGATTTGACAGAGCAATGGAGCCCGAG GCATTCCTCGAAGATGTGAGTATTTACACCGTGTTTCTGGCTTTGCTGGTGCTCCCTTTAACATGGCTAGTTATCAAGCGACACAGAAACAACAGCGATGGGCCTACATACACCCTACCTCCGGGCCCTCGACGGTGGCCACTACTTGGGAACATACCCG GTATGATGATGGCCGGTGATAGTTCTAAGTACATGAGCGATTTGGTGTCGCAGTACGGACCGGTATTCACGCTCTACATGGGTCCAAGACCGGTGGTGGTCCTCAACAAGTACCACTCCATGAAGAAGGTCCTCTTGGATGGCCACTTACTCAGCGACAGGGGATCCCTTCCAGCGCTTGAGGATTACTTCAAAGGAAGAG GTGTCATAGGGTCCCACTACACTGCGTACTGGAAGAAAACACGCAATTTTGTCATCCATTCGTTACGGCACTTTGGTGTCGAACGACAGAGCTTTGAAGGTGTCATCGCGTCTGAGGCCGACAACCTTATCAAAGGCATCCGAGAAAGAGGTACCCTCGACCCGCTAATGAACCTCCAGTCGAGTACATGCAACGTCATTTGTGGCGTTGTTTTCGGAAATCAGTACTCCCTCGACGATCCGCAGTTCGTTGACCTCCTCGATACCCTTTACAAATCTCTGCGGGCCATCGAATACGCTGCGGTGAGCAGCCTCGTCCCAGGCCTGCACTACTTACCCGGATGCTCCTATCAAAAGTTCTACGGCCACATGGACAAGTTGATGCAGTTCTTCCGCGAGGAAATCAACGCCCACGACCAGATATCAGATCCCGATTGCCCACATGACCTCATTGATATGTACCTATCCGAAATTCACCGAACCACACCTGAAGACCCGACGTATGGTCTCTTTAGTAAGACAAACCTGCAGTTTGTTGTGAATGATCTGTTTATGGCAGGCACGGAGACACTTGCTACTGTCTTGTATTGGGCGATTCTTCTCCTCGGTTCTCATCCTAGCATACAGGAAAGACTGCACAAAGAGATGGATGACGTAACGTATGATTGCGATCACGTGACCTTGGCCGATGGTGCATCGATGCCGTATACGAAG GCAACGATCGACGAATGCCTTCGCTATGCCAGTGTCGCCATCTCCTCGATGCGCTCAACGACATCTGCTATGACGATCGACAAATACCACCTCGAGGTCGGGACATGGATCATGCTGAACTACGAATACTCTTCGTTTGACCCAGAATGTTGGCCAGAGCCTAGGAAATTCAAACCCGAGCGCTTCTTGGACGAGCATGGCCAATACTGCCCAGATGAGCATCTGATATCGTTTAGTTTGG GTAAGCGCAACTGTATCGGTGAGAAGTTAGGACGCATGGAACTCTTCCTTTTCTTCGCGAATATCATCAAGAACTTCGAGTTGGCCTTCCCGGATGACGCGCCCCACCCAAGCCTCGAAGCAGTCCCAGGGGGTATGGTGAGGACGCCGCATAGGTATAGGGTCTCCTTCAAAGACAGAAAAGCATCAGTGACGTGA